A stretch of Paludisphaera borealis DNA encodes these proteins:
- a CDS encoding ArsR/SmtB family transcription factor → MITESNPTELDQTLSALADPTRRAILRRLSEGEARVTELARPFAMSLNAVSKHIQILERAGLVHRRRAGREHVLSLDPSSLDEAAAWINAQRAAWTARLDALDAVLRAEDRATAGGSSEEG, encoded by the coding sequence ATGATCACTGAGAGCAATCCGACCGAGCTGGATCAGACGTTGTCGGCTCTGGCCGATCCGACGAGGCGGGCGATTTTGCGTCGGCTGTCGGAGGGCGAGGCGCGGGTCACCGAGCTGGCGCGGCCGTTCGCGATGTCGCTCAACGCGGTGTCGAAGCACATTCAGATTTTGGAACGGGCGGGGCTGGTGCATCGGCGGCGGGCGGGGCGTGAGCACGTGTTGTCGCTCGATCCCAGTTCGCTCGACGAGGCCGCCGCCTGGATCAACGCTCAGCGCGCGGCCTGGACCGCCCGGCTCGACGCCCTCGACGCGGTGTTGAGGGCCGAGGATCGGGCGACGGCCGGCGGATCGT